The following are encoded together in the Argopecten irradians isolate NY chromosome 5, Ai_NY, whole genome shotgun sequence genome:
- the LOC138323294 gene encoding uncharacterized protein isoform X1, protein MGATQKAVTYWWLIVCVAFFYSDVTAFLEREQLTRRHVRSSSISGYHRPQGTCNTLILSSKRLIEKQEIIDEFIRIGGMGHSAIYRAYYDNETISMELFYLEELQSWVMGHLTNSTQIAIHLESRVRNPQDGSGGIHVLKASSVETGLQWEHHPDLFFKCVTGHTRNKRAVWLFALGIVALTATITTTAFRGVALQKGCLFYPSVCEMKKEFGNLKPLAEKLRSTLKRQMNEIGWLKLPSQLSKTRDHYIELEYLLEKLINKTDILDHLKLSETQSDIPITNSSDWILDHSIAYVVGVFASAFEFLGLYKLFVKKTISTLIKALSAAGFVIGIGFSVYDLYTQITEEKRVRDELIKQITAIKLPIKEMKQKMALIKSFKSKYIKQIVKPLQTILGYFPPDLFPAFRVYLKKLHNPVNIKYTYTCHMNTHLEHIIAYIKKKLITIRHEIKRREMLRTVYTEIETSITKSQPPLEILIKIENLYKNNNLSSEFNSQFELLRFLAVNFTTNTSSCYWGFRIDLIRNGQLDETNYTSVPLCRSPELVDYDREISTKVNETMAPCRILRQLRDNVFDSMYKLLRYIADYILPNIGCYWGYDLTYIRNTTLHSPVFETMKVDAATFLYTDVALSVLKEPEYNGLCKNHSICEERWQNFLYCSVYPMVVQNKDKCGGEELSGCRDMASVYVKDGFCY, encoded by the exons ATGGGCGCCACACAGAAAGCTGTAACTTATTGGTGGCTAATCGTCTGCGTAGCATTCTTTTACTCTGACGTCACAG CATTCCTGGAAAGAGAACAACTTACGCGAAGACATGTCCGGTCTAGCAGTATTAGTGGTTATCACAGACCTCAAG gTACATGCAATACTCTTATCCTATCCAGCAAAAGACTAATCGAAAAGCAGGAAATAATTGACGAATTCATACGTATAGGAGGGATGGGACACTCCGCCATCTACCGGGCGTACTATGACAACGAAACTATATCCATGGAGTTATTCTATCTAGAGGAACTTCAGTCATGGGTGATGG GGCACCTTACAAACAGCACACAGATCGCCATCCACCTCGAGAGCAGGGTCAGAAATCCACAGGATGGAAGCGGAGGAATACACGTCCTCAAGGCCTCCAGCGTAGAGACTGGGTTACAGTGGGAGCACCACCCAGACCTTTTCTTCAAGTGTGTGACAG GTCACACCAGAAATAAAAGAGCTGTTTG GTTATTTGCTCTCGGGATTGTGGCATTAACAGCCACAATTACAACGACTGCTTTCCGTGGTGTCGCTCTCCAAAAGGGATGTCTCTTTTATCCGTCAGTCTGTGAAATGAA aAAAGAATTCGGAAATCTTAAGCCGTTGGCCGAGAAGCTACGCTCGACATTAAAACGCCAAATGAATGAAATCGGATGGCTCAAACTGCCTTCTCAGTTGAGTAAAACACGAGACCATTACATCGAGTTGGAATATTTGTTAGAAAAGTTGATAAACAAGACGGATATCTTGGATCATTTAAAACTGTCTGAAACACAATCGGACATTCCAATTACTAATTCCAGCGACTGGATTCTGGACCATTCTATAGCCTATGTTGTAGGTGTTTTTGCATCCGCTTTTGAGTTTCTAGGATTGTATAAATTGTTCGTGAAAAAGACGATATCAACACTGATAAAGGCGTTGAGCGCTGCTGGTTTTGTTATCGGTATTGGGTTTTCTGTGTATGATTTGTATACCCAAATAACGGAAGAAAAACGGGTCCGGGACGAACTTATAAAGCAAATTACCGCAATTAAATTACCTATAAAAGAGATGAAGCAAAAGATGGCGCTGATCAAAAGTTTCAAATCAAAGTACATAAAACAAATTGTGAAACCGCTTCAGACTATTCTTGGCTATTTTCCACCAGATTTGTTTCCGGCATTTCGTGTATACCTTAAGAAACTTCACAATCCTGTgaatattaaatatacatacacgtGTCATATGAATACTCACTTGGAACATATTATAGCATACATCAAAAAGAAACTCATAACGATTCGACATGAAATCAAACGAAGAGAAATGTTAAGAACGGTATATACTGAGATCGAAACCTCCATAACTAAATCCCAACCACCGTTAGAAATACTgatcaaaattgaaaacttgTACAAAAATAACAATCTGTCCTCCGAGTTCAATTCTCAGTTTGAATTACTGCGGTTTTTAGCCGTAAACTTTACGACCAACACCAGCAGCTGTTACTGGGGCTTCCGAATAGATCTGATTAGAAATGGTCAGTTAGATGAGACTAACTATACATCCGTTCCATTGTGTCGCTCACCTGAGCTGGTGGATTATGACAGGGAGATATCCACCAAAGTTAACGAGACAATGGCCCCTTGTAGAATACTTCGACAACTGAGGGATAATGTCTTTGACAGCATGTACAAACTGTTGAGATATATCGCGGATTATATTCTACCCAATATAGGGTGTTATTGGGGATATGACCTTACCTACATAAGAAACACCACACTACATTCGCCTGTATTTGAAACTATGAAAGTCGATGCCGCTACGTTTCTATATACAGATGTAGCGTTGAGCGTGTTAAAGGAACCAGagtacaatggtttatgtaaAAACCACAGTATCTGTGAGGAAAGATGGCAGAACTTCCTATACTGTTCAGTTTACCCTATGGTAGTACAGAACAAAGATAAATGTGGTGGAGAGGAGTTGTCCGGCTGTAGAGATATGGCCAGTGTCTATGTAAAGGACGGGTTTTGCTATTAA
- the LOC138323294 gene encoding uncharacterized protein isoform X2 — MGDGAPYKQHTDRHPPREQGQKSTGWKRRNTRPQGLQRRDWVTVGAPPRPFLQVCDRLFALGIVALTATITTTAFRGVALQKGCLFYPSVCEMKKEFGNLKPLAEKLRSTLKRQMNEIGWLKLPSQLSKTRDHYIELEYLLEKLINKTDILDHLKLSETQSDIPITNSSDWILDHSIAYVVGVFASAFEFLGLYKLFVKKTISTLIKALSAAGFVIGIGFSVYDLYTQITEEKRVRDELIKQITAIKLPIKEMKQKMALIKSFKSKYIKQIVKPLQTILGYFPPDLFPAFRVYLKKLHNPVNIKYTYTCHMNTHLEHIIAYIKKKLITIRHEIKRREMLRTVYTEIETSITKSQPPLEILIKIENLYKNNNLSSEFNSQFELLRFLAVNFTTNTSSCYWGFRIDLIRNGQLDETNYTSVPLCRSPELVDYDREISTKVNETMAPCRILRQLRDNVFDSMYKLLRYIADYILPNIGCYWGYDLTYIRNTTLHSPVFETMKVDAATFLYTDVALSVLKEPEYNGLCKNHSICEERWQNFLYCSVYPMVVQNKDKCGGEELSGCRDMASVYVKDGFCY; from the exons ATGGGTGATGG GGCACCTTACAAACAGCACACAGATCGCCATCCACCTCGAGAGCAGGGTCAGAAATCCACAGGATGGAAGCGGAGGAATACACGTCCTCAAGGCCTCCAGCGTAGAGACTGGGTTACAGTGGGAGCACCACCCAGACCTTTTCTTCAAGTGTGTGACAG GTTATTTGCTCTCGGGATTGTGGCATTAACAGCCACAATTACAACGACTGCTTTCCGTGGTGTCGCTCTCCAAAAGGGATGTCTCTTTTATCCGTCAGTCTGTGAAATGAA aAAAGAATTCGGAAATCTTAAGCCGTTGGCCGAGAAGCTACGCTCGACATTAAAACGCCAAATGAATGAAATCGGATGGCTCAAACTGCCTTCTCAGTTGAGTAAAACACGAGACCATTACATCGAGTTGGAATATTTGTTAGAAAAGTTGATAAACAAGACGGATATCTTGGATCATTTAAAACTGTCTGAAACACAATCGGACATTCCAATTACTAATTCCAGCGACTGGATTCTGGACCATTCTATAGCCTATGTTGTAGGTGTTTTTGCATCCGCTTTTGAGTTTCTAGGATTGTATAAATTGTTCGTGAAAAAGACGATATCAACACTGATAAAGGCGTTGAGCGCTGCTGGTTTTGTTATCGGTATTGGGTTTTCTGTGTATGATTTGTATACCCAAATAACGGAAGAAAAACGGGTCCGGGACGAACTTATAAAGCAAATTACCGCAATTAAATTACCTATAAAAGAGATGAAGCAAAAGATGGCGCTGATCAAAAGTTTCAAATCAAAGTACATAAAACAAATTGTGAAACCGCTTCAGACTATTCTTGGCTATTTTCCACCAGATTTGTTTCCGGCATTTCGTGTATACCTTAAGAAACTTCACAATCCTGTgaatattaaatatacatacacgtGTCATATGAATACTCACTTGGAACATATTATAGCATACATCAAAAAGAAACTCATAACGATTCGACATGAAATCAAACGAAGAGAAATGTTAAGAACGGTATATACTGAGATCGAAACCTCCATAACTAAATCCCAACCACCGTTAGAAATACTgatcaaaattgaaaacttgTACAAAAATAACAATCTGTCCTCCGAGTTCAATTCTCAGTTTGAATTACTGCGGTTTTTAGCCGTAAACTTTACGACCAACACCAGCAGCTGTTACTGGGGCTTCCGAATAGATCTGATTAGAAATGGTCAGTTAGATGAGACTAACTATACATCCGTTCCATTGTGTCGCTCACCTGAGCTGGTGGATTATGACAGGGAGATATCCACCAAAGTTAACGAGACAATGGCCCCTTGTAGAATACTTCGACAACTGAGGGATAATGTCTTTGACAGCATGTACAAACTGTTGAGATATATCGCGGATTATATTCTACCCAATATAGGGTGTTATTGGGGATATGACCTTACCTACATAAGAAACACCACACTACATTCGCCTGTATTTGAAACTATGAAAGTCGATGCCGCTACGTTTCTATATACAGATGTAGCGTTGAGCGTGTTAAAGGAACCAGagtacaatggtttatgtaaAAACCACAGTATCTGTGAGGAAAGATGGCAGAACTTCCTATACTGTTCAGTTTACCCTATGGTAGTACAGAACAAAGATAAATGTGGTGGAGAGGAGTTGTCCGGCTGTAGAGATATGGCCAGTGTCTATGTAAAGGACGGGTTTTGCTATTAA